CAACGGATCGCGGGATCGCGCCAGCCGTCGCCAAGCGCGGATGCACCGACGCCGGCCGCAATGCCGAGCGCCAATGCCGTGAGAATCAACCAGCCGTTACTCGACGCCATCCCGCTCGGACGGCCTGCCTTGCTTGCATGTTCGCTCATTGGGCGAGGCTAGCTTCCCGCGCTTGCAACCGCCAGCCTGCGCTTTACGTTGTGCTCTCGTGACATTCGCGACCATCAGATTGGGTAGTTTGGCCGTTGCGTCAGCGGCTCTTTTCCTGGCTGCTGGCCCTGCGGTTCCGGCCACATCGGCCACGCGCGTGTCAGTTATCCTGACCAGTCACCGCTTCACCCCATCGCCAATTCATCTTTCGGGCGGCGTTCCCGTCCGGCTGACCATCGCCAACCAGTCCGGCGAGACGCACGATTTTTACGCTCCGGAATTCTTCTACTGGTCGAAAGTCCAGCGCGGCAAGGTGCCGGGCGGCAAGCTTCGCTTGCGATCTGGCGAGCGGGCAATCGTCACCCTGACTCCGCGCCGCGGAAGCTACAAGCTGAAGTGCACGCGCTTTGGCCATGCCTTTCTCGGCATGTCGACGATGATCATCGTGCACTAAGCCCAGTTCCGCCGGAACTCACTGAGTCGCGCCCGCATGGCGGAACTGGTCCCACGCCCCGATGTTTCAGACCTTGCCGCGTGACGTCTTGTCGCGCCTGTAAACAGGAGAAGATGGGCCATGAGTTTCTGGGACAAGATTCGCGACAAGATTCTGCCGCCGAGCAGCGACAAGAACGAGACCACGATCGACGACCTTCGCGACAAGGGAATGCTCGATGGCCCGAACACCCGGACCGGCACGGCAACCACCCCGCAAATGCAGGCTCAGCCGCAGTCAAACGCCACGGTGGACGTTGAGCAGGTGCTCGAGGCGAAGCTTTCCAAGAAGGGCAACCCGGACCTCAATTGGCGGACGTCGATCGTCGATTTGATGAAGCTGCTCGACATCGATTTCAATCTCGACAATCGCAACGAGCTCGCGGAAGAGCTTGGTTACACCGGTGCACGCGACGGAAGTGCGGAAATGAACATTTGGCTCCATAAGGAAGTTATGCGCCGCCTTGCCGCGAACGGCGGGACCGTCCCCGCCAATCTCACCGACTGAGAATTGGGCGCATACAGTAAGAGGGCCGGCGTTTCCGCCAGCCCTCTCCTGCGCCGAGACATGGATTTGCCGGTGTTCGTCAGCTTGGCGACCCGAAGGTTTCCTGCTCCTCGATCCTTGCGCACCAGCTCAGGTTCGCTTCCCCCCAAGGTGGCTCCCGAAGGTGCCTCGCTCGCCTTCCACTTTCTCGTCCCGAAGGACGTGTCCGCTTCCGGTCCACTTCGCTTCTCAGCCCGAAGGCTTCGACGCGCCCTGGTGTTCTGCGGCCTTCTTGGGTCAATCCCCTCCTGCGCGGCCTGATTCCCTGGGGGGAAACCGCCC
The window above is part of the Sphingomonas sp. HDW15A genome. Proteins encoded here:
- a CDS encoding cupredoxin domain-containing protein; translation: MTFATIRLGSLAVASAALFLAAGPAVPATSATRVSVILTSHRFTPSPIHLSGGVPVRLTIANQSGETHDFYAPEFFYWSKVQRGKVPGGKLRLRSGERAIVTLTPRRGSYKLKCTRFGHAFLGMSTMIIVH
- a CDS encoding DUF3597 domain-containing protein, with product MSFWDKIRDKILPPSSDKNETTIDDLRDKGMLDGPNTRTGTATTPQMQAQPQSNATVDVEQVLEAKLSKKGNPDLNWRTSIVDLMKLLDIDFNLDNRNELAEELGYTGARDGSAEMNIWLHKEVMRRLAANGGTVPANLTD